Proteins from one Ornithobacterium rhinotracheale genomic window:
- the rpmG gene encoding 50S ribosomal protein L33 has protein sequence MAKKGNRVQVILECTEHKESGMPGTSRYITTKNKKNTPDRLELKKFNPILKKYTIHKEIK, from the coding sequence ATGGCTAAGAAAGGTAATAGAGTTCAAGTGATATTGGAATGTACTGAGCATAAAGAAAGCGGAATGCCAGGTACTTCTCGCTACATCACAACCAAAAACAAAAAAAATACTCCGGATAGATTAGAGCTTAAAAAATTTAATCCTATCTTGAAGAAATATACTATTCACAAAGAAATTAAATAA
- the guaA gene encoding glutamine-hydrolyzing GMP synthase gives MKNSILILDFGSQYNQLIARRVRDFGVYAEVIPCTSSLEEIKAHEPKGIILSGGPSSVFAEDGYRVDKEIYELGVPVLGICYGMQLTAHLLGGEVKKGQKGEYGKADFTITNSCSLFEDIPEQSTVWMSHFDEVMKTPEGFKVAGKSEAEIAAFFNEEKQIYTVQFHPEVSHSEFGEKMLNNFVFKVCKCEKNWALDDFIEAEVQRIKEKVGDKKVILGLSGGVDSSVAAVLIHKAIGDQLTCIFVDTGLLRLNEGKTVMETYGNTFDINIIKVDAKERFLSKLEGISDPEQKRKIIGHEFVEVFDEEAAKIENAAFLAQGTIYPDVIESQSVKGPSATIKSHHNVGGLPEDMKLQLLEPLRELFKDEVRRVGVALGIPRELVYRHPFPGPGLGIRVLGEVSVEKVEILQKADAIFIEELRKANLYDAVSQAFVVLLPVKSVGVMGDERTYEYTAVVRSADTIDFMTATWSRLPYELLEKVSSRIINEVKGINRVAYDISSKPPATIEWE, from the coding sequence ATGAAAAATAGTATCCTCATTTTAGATTTTGGATCTCAGTATAATCAATTGATAGCTAGGAGGGTACGGGATTTTGGCGTATATGCCGAGGTGATTCCCTGTACTTCGAGCTTGGAGGAAATCAAGGCACACGAGCCTAAGGGAATAATTCTCTCTGGCGGACCGTCTTCGGTTTTTGCAGAAGATGGCTACCGAGTAGACAAAGAAATTTACGAGCTGGGCGTTCCTGTGCTTGGAATTTGCTACGGAATGCAGCTTACGGCACATTTATTAGGTGGCGAAGTAAAAAAAGGGCAAAAAGGTGAATATGGAAAAGCTGATTTCACAATCACAAACTCTTGTTCGCTTTTTGAAGATATTCCTGAACAATCAACCGTTTGGATGAGCCACTTTGATGAGGTGATGAAAACGCCAGAAGGATTTAAAGTAGCCGGTAAATCAGAAGCTGAGATTGCCGCTTTCTTTAACGAAGAAAAGCAAATTTATACCGTTCAGTTTCACCCAGAAGTTTCGCATAGCGAATTTGGCGAAAAAATGTTGAATAATTTCGTTTTTAAAGTTTGTAAATGCGAGAAAAACTGGGCTTTAGACGATTTTATCGAAGCAGAAGTTCAGCGAATTAAAGAAAAAGTTGGCGATAAAAAAGTGATTTTAGGTCTTTCTGGAGGAGTTGATTCATCGGTAGCTGCTGTGTTAATTCATAAAGCAATTGGCGATCAGCTAACTTGTATTTTTGTAGATACAGGTTTGCTCCGATTGAACGAAGGAAAAACCGTAATGGAAACCTACGGAAACACTTTTGACATTAATATCATCAAAGTCGATGCGAAAGAAAGATTTTTATCAAAACTAGAAGGAATTTCTGATCCTGAGCAGAAAAGAAAAATCATCGGTCACGAATTCGTTGAAGTATTTGACGAAGAAGCCGCAAAAATCGAAAATGCAGCATTTTTGGCACAAGGAACCATCTACCCAGATGTGATTGAATCTCAGTCAGTAAAGGGGCCTTCAGCCACCATTAAATCTCACCACAATGTGGGAGGCTTGCCAGAGGATATGAAACTACAATTGTTGGAGCCATTGCGCGAATTGTTCAAAGATGAAGTGCGTCGAGTGGGAGTAGCGTTAGGTATTCCGAGAGAATTGGTCTATCGTCACCCGTTCCCAGGTCCAGGTTTAGGAATCCGTGTTTTGGGTGAAGTTTCGGTCGAAAAAGTTGAAATTTTGCAAAAAGCCGATGCAATTTTTATTGAAGAATTAAGAAAAGCTAATTTGTATGATGCCGTGAGCCAGGCTTTTGTGGTTTTATTACCAGTGAAGTCGGTGGGCGTGATGGGCGATGAGCGTACTTACGAATACACAGCAGTCGTTCGTTCGGCAGACACCATAGATTTCATGACGGCCACTTGGTCGCGCTTGCCATATGAATTGCTCGAGAAAGTATCCAGCCGAATCATTAACGAAGTAAAAGGAATCAACCGAGTTGCCTACGATATTTCATCAAAACCACCAGCAACCATAGAGTGGGAATAA
- a CDS encoding IdeS/Mac family cysteine endopeptidase (This family includes IgM or IgG-cleaving cysteine proteases.) codes for MKKLFLIVVILSILTACSDEGEKAPQKIKNNETTKVEKPGKEGDNPKDKPKDPPNQPVAQGAWDLQPSNFELNGGRRMSLFVSDEASSEVEKHQIEYNDAWKADFKSVGNLVALYPAIQPYDINQNEYILKAQEEQSTREFLSYADLRVAKTKLSNSKKITLDFKHLLCKVNLILKSETLSSEQLNHLKVSINSLVSAKINLKSGEIGAYPRYEFREISACPMGNATYSAWLIPQSKSNFRPGTQNSFVIINVNGVEYRFSSSIIPDDKDFVSGGEINITLQLKTNEYSNYANTTKWVYGVSTPPESAWVMSEYYPQFENVPWQNGYNWFDCKKTYSLVSSDINMCWAASASSLIHWWMKQNSQYLKQINYQGPQKFIDPLHSEVFDFYKKNYHDTGGFTDAAIRQFMVGITNEKGKVEGGFFREILKGSTFVETVNVLGGADNRKTFNQKIIEAMSQKKGIEFQTLDHSMCLWGAEFNSQGIISAIYYTDNNDGALRFKRIPGLKKIKIKYENNQITAEPGNNVEINGTLKALINRLTFLDKADAQWEKYLSGKRS; via the coding sequence ATGAAAAAACTATTTTTAATCGTTGTAATACTAAGTATTCTAACTGCTTGCAGTGATGAGGGAGAGAAGGCTCCTCAGAAAATAAAAAATAATGAAACTACTAAGGTAGAAAAGCCAGGTAAAGAAGGTGATAATCCTAAAGATAAACCAAAAGATCCCCCGAATCAACCAGTAGCACAAGGTGCATGGGATTTGCAGCCTTCTAACTTTGAATTAAATGGCGGTCGTAGAATGAGCCTTTTTGTTTCTGATGAGGCGTCTTCTGAGGTAGAAAAACATCAAATTGAATACAATGATGCGTGGAAAGCTGATTTTAAATCTGTAGGCAATCTTGTGGCACTTTATCCCGCAATTCAGCCCTATGATATAAATCAAAATGAATATATTTTAAAGGCGCAAGAGGAGCAAAGCACGAGAGAGTTTCTGTCTTATGCCGATTTAAGAGTCGCTAAAACTAAGTTGTCAAATAGTAAAAAAATCACATTAGATTTTAAACATTTATTGTGTAAAGTAAATTTAATTTTAAAAAGCGAAACACTTTCTAGTGAACAGTTGAATCATCTAAAAGTTTCGATTAATTCCTTGGTCAGTGCAAAGATAAATTTGAAATCAGGGGAAATAGGAGCATACCCTAGATATGAATTTAGGGAAATTAGTGCTTGTCCTATGGGAAACGCTACTTATTCCGCTTGGCTCATTCCGCAATCTAAGTCGAATTTCAGACCAGGAACACAAAATTCATTCGTAATAATTAATGTAAATGGAGTGGAATATAGATTTTCTTCGAGCATTATACCTGATGATAAAGATTTTGTGAGTGGGGGAGAAATAAATATTACATTACAATTGAAAACAAATGAATATTCAAATTATGCCAATACGACAAAATGGGTGTATGGTGTTTCTACACCGCCTGAAAGTGCTTGGGTGATGTCAGAATATTATCCACAATTTGAAAATGTACCATGGCAAAATGGATACAATTGGTTTGATTGCAAAAAAACATACAGCTTGGTGAGTTCAGATATTAATATGTGTTGGGCAGCATCGGCATCATCACTTATCCATTGGTGGATGAAACAAAATAGTCAATATCTAAAACAAATTAATTACCAAGGGCCTCAAAAATTCATAGATCCATTACATTCCGAAGTTTTTGATTTCTACAAGAAAAATTATCATGATACCGGAGGTTTTACAGATGCGGCAATACGCCAATTCATGGTTGGAATAACCAATGAAAAAGGAAAAGTAGAGGGAGGCTTCTTTCGAGAGATTCTGAAGGGGAGTACCTTTGTAGAAACTGTAAATGTCTTGGGCGGAGCAGATAATAGAAAGACATTTAATCAAAAAATAATTGAGGCTATGAGCCAGAAGAAAGGCATAGAATTTCAAACATTAGATCATTCTATGTGTTTATGGGGTGCAGAATTTAATTCACAAGGAATAATTTCAGCCATATACTACACCGATAATAATGATGGAGCCTTGCGATTCAAAAGAATCCCAGGTCTGAAGAAGATAAAAATTAAATACGAAAATAATCAAATAACCGCTGAGCCTGGAAATAACGTGGAAATTAATGGAACATTGAAGGCTTTGATAAATCGCTTAACATTTTTAGATAAAGCCGATGCGCAGTGGGAAAAGTATTTAAGTGGCAAAAGAAGTTAG
- the rpmB gene encoding 50S ribosomal protein L28 — protein MSRVCQITGKKAQVGNNVSHANNKTKRRFNVNLMKKRFYVPSEDRWVQLNVSANGLKTINKIGIEAALERARKEGLIK, from the coding sequence ATGTCACGAGTTTGTCAAATTACAGGAAAAAAAGCACAAGTGGGAAATAATGTGTCTCACGCAAATAATAAAACCAAAAGAAGGTTCAATGTTAATTTAATGAAGAAGCGTTTTTATGTGCCATCGGAAGATAGATGGGTGCAGCTAAATGTTTCTGCTAATGGGTTGAAAACTATCAACAAGATTGGTATTGAAGCCGCTTTGGAACGTGCGAGAAAAGAAGGTTTAATCAAATAA
- a CDS encoding ATP-dependent Clp protease ATP-binding subunit, whose product MNDNFSQRVKNVIAYSKEEALRLGHDSVGTEHLVLGILRDGDGKAMRFLQSLQYDTSYIRNKIEELNPPREILDSTPRNLQLTKQAERALKTTFLEAKLNQSKSVDTGHLLLCILRNDNDPVTQTLNRLGVDYDTLKERMVETQYPDGISEISPRAEAGFDDNDEEAGAIPGGGAHRPAGGGGARRGGRAGVTKSKTPVLDAFGRDLTNMAQDGRLDPVIGREKEIERVSQILSRRKKNNPLLIGEPGVGKSAIAEGLALRIVQKKVSRVLYDKRVITLDLAGLVAGTKYRGQFEERMKAIMNELEKNQDIILFIDELHTIVGAGGATGSLDASNMFKPALARGEIQCIGATTLNEYRQYVEKDGALERRFQKVMVEPTTPEQTLQILEQVKDKYEEHHNVKYTPEALQACVNLTSRYITDRFLPDKAIDAMDEAGSRVHIKNIHVPEDILSLEKAIEKAKEDKEAAVSAQDFEQASQLRDEQKRLTDLLEQRYEEWTANNESSPEVVDEDNVAEVVSMMSGIPVHRVAEGEMKKLAQMGDVVKSKLIGQDEAVEKVVKAIQRNRAGLKDPNRPIGSFIFLGSTGIGKTQLAKVLAREIFDSDDALIRIDMSEYMEKFAVSRLVGAPPGYVGYEEGGQLTEAVRRKPYAVLLLDEIEKAHPDVFNILLQILDDGHVTDSVGRKVDFRNTIIILTSNIGSRQLKEFGDGVGFGTAAKMNSADERAKSTLQNALKKTFAPEFLNRIDDVIIFNALEKEDILRIIDIELSKLYGLVKDMGYEVEFSQEAKEFVAEKGFDKDYGARPLKRAIQKYIEDPMAEKIINSEIKEGDSLLVILNEAKDGLEITIKS is encoded by the coding sequence ATGAACGATAATTTTTCACAACGAGTAAAAAATGTGATTGCTTACAGCAAAGAAGAGGCCTTGCGCTTAGGACACGATAGTGTAGGAACGGAGCATTTGGTATTGGGCATTTTGCGCGATGGTGATGGGAAAGCCATGCGTTTTTTGCAATCTTTGCAGTACGACACATCTTATATAAGAAATAAAATAGAGGAGTTGAATCCTCCAAGAGAAATATTGGATTCTACGCCTAGAAATTTGCAGCTTACTAAACAAGCTGAAAGAGCTCTCAAAACCACTTTTTTAGAGGCTAAATTAAACCAAAGCAAATCAGTAGATACAGGGCATTTATTGCTTTGTATATTAAGAAATGACAATGATCCTGTAACGCAGACTCTAAATAGATTGGGCGTAGATTATGATACACTAAAAGAAAGAATGGTAGAAACTCAGTACCCAGATGGAATTTCTGAAATCAGTCCGCGAGCAGAAGCTGGATTTGATGATAATGATGAAGAAGCAGGAGCTATCCCAGGAGGTGGTGCTCATCGTCCTGCGGGCGGTGGTGGTGCTCGCCGAGGGGGAAGAGCTGGTGTTACAAAGTCTAAAACACCTGTGCTTGATGCCTTCGGTAGAGATTTAACGAATATGGCACAAGATGGAAGGCTAGATCCTGTGATTGGTCGTGAAAAAGAAATTGAGCGTGTTTCTCAGATTTTAAGCCGTAGAAAAAAGAATAATCCGCTTTTGATTGGAGAGCCAGGAGTGGGTAAATCAGCGATAGCAGAAGGTTTAGCTTTAAGAATTGTTCAGAAAAAAGTTTCTCGTGTTTTGTACGACAAGCGTGTAATCACACTTGATTTGGCAGGACTTGTGGCGGGAACCAAATATCGTGGGCAGTTTGAGGAGCGAATGAAAGCCATTATGAATGAATTGGAAAAAAATCAAGACATTATCCTTTTCATAGATGAATTGCACACTATCGTAGGAGCAGGTGGAGCGACTGGTTCGCTTGATGCTTCAAATATGTTTAAGCCAGCCTTGGCAAGAGGTGAAATTCAATGCATAGGTGCTACAACTTTGAACGAGTATCGTCAATATGTAGAGAAAGATGGTGCGCTTGAGCGTCGTTTTCAAAAAGTGATGGTGGAGCCAACTACGCCAGAGCAAACTTTGCAAATCTTGGAACAAGTAAAAGACAAATACGAGGAGCATCATAATGTGAAATATACGCCAGAGGCATTACAAGCCTGTGTGAATTTAACTTCTCGTTACATTACCGATCGTTTCTTGCCAGACAAGGCGATTGATGCGATGGACGAAGCGGGTTCTCGTGTGCATATCAAAAATATTCATGTGCCAGAGGATATTTTGTCTTTAGAAAAAGCAATTGAAAAAGCAAAAGAAGATAAAGAAGCAGCTGTATCGGCGCAAGATTTTGAGCAAGCAAGCCAATTGAGAGATGAACAAAAAAGACTAACCGATTTGCTCGAACAACGCTACGAGGAATGGACTGCTAATAATGAGTCTTCACCAGAAGTGGTAGATGAAGATAATGTTGCCGAAGTGGTTTCTATGATGAGCGGAATCCCTGTACACCGAGTAGCAGAGGGCGAGATGAAAAAACTTGCTCAAATGGGTGATGTGGTAAAAAGCAAATTAATCGGGCAAGATGAAGCTGTAGAAAAAGTAGTAAAAGCAATTCAGCGAAATCGAGCAGGATTGAAGGATCCAAATCGCCCAATTGGTTCGTTTATTTTCTTAGGTTCTACAGGAATCGGTAAAACGCAATTGGCGAAAGTTTTAGCCCGAGAAATTTTTGACTCAGACGATGCTTTAATCCGAATAGATATGAGCGAATACATGGAAAAATTTGCTGTATCTCGTTTGGTGGGAGCACCTCCAGGTTATGTAGGTTACGAAGAAGGCGGGCAATTGACAGAGGCAGTTCGCCGCAAGCCATACGCCGTTTTATTACTAGACGAAATAGAAAAAGCACATCCAGATGTGTTCAATATTTTGTTGCAAATTTTGGACGATGGACATGTTACCGATAGCGTGGGGCGAAAAGTGGATTTCAGAAATACGATTATCATTTTGACTTCAAACATTGGTTCTCGCCAATTGAAAGAGTTTGGTGATGGCGTAGGTTTTGGAACTGCTGCCAAAATGAATTCTGCCGATGAGCGAGCCAAAAGCACTTTGCAAAACGCCTTGAAAAAGACATTTGCTCCAGAGTTCTTAAACCGTATCGATGATGTGATTATCTTCAATGCACTTGAGAAAGAGGATATTTTAAGAATCATTGATATTGAACTTAGCAAACTGTATGGCTTGGTAAAAGACATGGGCTACGAAGTGGAGTTTAGCCAAGAGGCTAAAGAATTTGTCGCTGAAAAAGGTTTTGATAAGGATTATGGTGCAAGACCATTGAAGCGAGCTATTCAAAAGTATATTGAAGACCCAATGGCCGAGAAAATTATTAATTCGGAAATCAAAGAAGGAGATTCGCTTTTAGTGATATTAAATGAGGCAAAAGATGGTTTAGAAATTACCATAAAATCCTAA
- the ftsY gene encoding signal recognition particle-docking protein FtsY produces the protein MSWFKKVFGSDKKETLDKGLEKTNRSFFDKMSRAVIGKSTVDEEVLDELEEVLITSDVGVQTTIKIIERIEARVARDKYVNSAELDRILREEIMALLAENETEDFESLSIPELPNGDPYVIMVVGVNGVGKTTTIGKLAKQFKNQGKKVVLGAGDTFRAAAVDQLQIWADRVGVPIVKQAMGSDPASVAYDTVQSAKAQGADVVLLDTAGRLHNKINLMNELSKIKRVMQKVIPDAPHDVMLVLDGSTGQNAFEQAKQFTQATEVTSLAITKLDGTAKGGVVIGISDQFSIPVKFIGVGEGVDDLQVFNKAEFVDSFFKKTN, from the coding sequence ATGAGTTGGTTTAAAAAAGTTTTTGGTTCTGATAAAAAAGAAACTTTGGATAAAGGTTTGGAAAAAACTAATCGCTCTTTTTTTGATAAAATGAGCCGCGCTGTAATCGGAAAGTCCACAGTAGATGAAGAGGTGCTCGATGAGCTGGAAGAGGTGCTTATTACCTCAGATGTTGGGGTGCAGACTACGATTAAAATTATTGAGAGGATAGAGGCGCGTGTGGCGAGAGATAAATATGTGAATTCTGCGGAGCTAGATAGAATTTTGCGAGAGGAGATTATGGCACTCTTGGCCGAAAATGAAACCGAAGATTTTGAATCTTTATCAATACCAGAACTTCCGAATGGTGATCCTTATGTGATTATGGTTGTGGGAGTGAATGGCGTGGGGAAAACTACCACCATCGGAAAACTAGCTAAACAATTTAAAAATCAAGGAAAAAAAGTGGTGCTCGGTGCGGGCGATACTTTTAGAGCTGCGGCGGTGGATCAATTACAGATTTGGGCAGATCGCGTAGGTGTGCCCATTGTGAAACAAGCTATGGGCTCTGATCCCGCATCTGTTGCTTATGATACAGTGCAATCGGCTAAGGCGCAAGGTGCAGATGTTGTGTTGCTTGACACGGCAGGGCGTTTGCACAATAAAATCAACTTGATGAATGAGCTTTCAAAAATCAAGCGTGTAATGCAAAAGGTAATTCCAGATGCTCCGCACGATGTAATGCTGGTGCTAGATGGTTCTACGGGGCAAAATGCCTTTGAACAAGCCAAGCAGTTTACCCAAGCTACCGAAGTTACCTCGCTTGCAATCACTAAATTAGATGGAACGGCTAAAGGTGGTGTCGTGATTGGGATTTCAGACCAATTCAGCATTCCAGTGAAGTTTATTGGAGTAGGAGAAGGGGTAGATGATTTGCAAGTTTTCAATAAAGCAGAATTCGTTGATAGTTTCTTTAAAAAAACAAATTAA
- a CDS encoding inorganic phosphate transporter: MENYIYVFIVGLLFCLAVFDLVVGVSNDAVNFLNSAIGSKAAKWKTIMIIASVGIMLGAMTSGGMMEVARKGIFNPQHFYFNEIMILFLAVMITDIILLDIFNTLALPTSTTVSIVFEILGASLALATIKVIHNELPMTYLFNNDNPAEGIVGFMNWAKAGEIIMGILLSVLIAFTIGSIVQFISRFLFSFEYQKKMKFFGSIFTGLAFTALSYFLLFKGMKNIPAMEGVINEVGAHIMYYMVGAFVFYSCLMFVLQKFDINPLRIVVLFGTFSLAMAFAGNDLVNFIGVPIAGWQSFEIWHYSNELPENLLMTGLAGKVETPYFLLVGAGIVMTLTLWFSKKARSVTETEVNLGAQSEIDERFKPNLFARALVNTTSAINKGFIAIAPKGVLDKISEKFTPIDAIKDNENAAHFDLVRASVNLLTAATLISAATSMKLPLSTTYVSFMVAMGTSLADRAWGRESAVYRVAGVMNVIGGWFLTAIIATCMAMLSATVMYFTGVYGIVVMCLLVLFLIYKSSKHHEISLKRKKRSESKTAINYKDLSQTMDHLTESVSVALKDIKRTLELTNIGVAKENKKALQGANDILNELHEEYAMVKSGLFKIIKKNKSDETTSAHLYVLTYDLMQDILQSLDLIVTSATTHVNNNHKPLTEEQCAHLNKIKDKLAHYFSFLQDVINNRDFTQKNLDEIQIMKKHFLQDIEDATSEQIDGVMNKQYGFKNTSLYFTILLELKDLVAVAARFVKLYARIYKEGKLTK, from the coding sequence ATGGAGAATTATATTTATGTATTTATCGTAGGGCTGTTATTTTGTTTAGCAGTTTTTGACCTTGTAGTGGGTGTATCTAATGATGCGGTGAATTTTTTAAACTCTGCAATAGGCTCGAAGGCAGCAAAATGGAAAACCATTATGATTATTGCGAGTGTAGGTATTATGCTAGGGGCTATGACCTCTGGGGGGATGATGGAAGTGGCTCGGAAAGGAATTTTTAATCCGCAACACTTTTATTTCAATGAGATTATGATTCTCTTTTTGGCCGTGATGATTACGGATATCATATTGCTAGATATCTTTAACACGCTGGCTTTGCCTACCTCAACTACGGTTTCTATCGTATTTGAAATTCTGGGAGCATCATTGGCCTTGGCTACCATCAAGGTAATACACAATGAGCTACCTATGACCTATTTGTTTAATAACGACAATCCTGCAGAGGGGATTGTAGGTTTTATGAATTGGGCTAAAGCGGGGGAAATCATCATGGGAATTTTACTTTCCGTCTTGATTGCCTTTACGATAGGTTCTATTGTCCAATTTATTTCAAGATTTTTATTTTCGTTTGAATACCAAAAGAAGATGAAATTCTTTGGTTCCATCTTTACAGGTCTTGCCTTTACTGCGCTATCTTACTTCTTATTGTTTAAAGGGATGAAAAATATTCCTGCTATGGAGGGCGTAATAAATGAGGTGGGGGCTCATATAATGTATTACATGGTGGGCGCTTTTGTATTCTACTCTTGTCTTATGTTTGTTTTACAAAAATTTGATATTAATCCATTGCGAATTGTAGTTTTATTTGGTACTTTTTCACTTGCCATGGCCTTTGCAGGAAATGATTTGGTGAACTTTATAGGAGTTCCAATTGCTGGATGGCAATCCTTTGAGATTTGGCATTACTCCAATGAGCTACCCGAAAATCTATTGATGACAGGCTTGGCTGGAAAAGTAGAAACTCCATATTTCTTACTAGTAGGTGCAGGTATTGTGATGACTCTGACTTTATGGTTTTCTAAAAAAGCCCGCTCCGTTACAGAAACAGAAGTAAATCTTGGGGCTCAATCCGAAATTGATGAGCGTTTTAAACCTAATCTTTTTGCACGGGCACTTGTAAATACAACTTCTGCAATTAATAAAGGTTTTATTGCCATAGCACCAAAAGGTGTTTTAGATAAAATATCTGAAAAATTCACGCCTATAGACGCTATTAAAGATAACGAAAATGCTGCACATTTTGATTTAGTTCGCGCATCTGTAAACTTGCTTACAGCTGCTACATTAATCTCAGCTGCAACAAGTATGAAATTACCACTCTCTACTACTTATGTATCATTCATGGTAGCAATGGGAACATCGCTTGCCGACAGAGCCTGGGGTAGAGAAAGCGCTGTGTATCGTGTAGCTGGTGTAATGAATGTAATTGGTGGCTGGTTCTTAACAGCTATTATCGCAACCTGTATGGCTATGCTTTCGGCAACTGTTATGTATTTTACTGGTGTGTATGGTATTGTAGTGATGTGTTTATTGGTTCTTTTCCTTATATACAAATCTTCTAAACACCATGAAATCAGTTTAAAAAGAAAAAAACGCTCTGAAAGCAAAACGGCTATAAATTACAAAGACTTAAGCCAAACCATGGACCACCTTACAGAAAGTGTATCTGTGGCACTAAAAGATATAAAAAGAACTCTTGAGCTTACTAATATTGGTGTTGCAAAAGAAAACAAAAAAGCACTACAAGGGGCTAATGATATTCTAAACGAGTTGCATGAAGAATATGCCATGGTAAAAAGTGGTTTGTTTAAAATTATCAAGAAAAATAAATCTGATGAAACAACTTCTGCACACTTGTATGTTTTGACTTATGATCTAATGCAAGATATCCTCCAAAGTCTTGATTTAATCGTTACCTCTGCCACTACGCATGTAAATAACAATCACAAACCATTGACTGAAGAACAATGTGCTCATCTAAATAAGATAAAAGATAAATTAGCCCATTATTTTTCTTTCCTTCAAGATGTTATCAATAATAGAGATTTCACACAAAAGAATTTAGACGAAATTCAAATTATGAAAAAACATTTCTTGCAAGATATAGAAGATGCTACAAGTGAACAAATTGATGGGGTTATGAATAAACAATATGGATTTAAAAACACCTCTTTATACTTTACAATTCTTTTAGAATTAAAAGATTTAGTTGCCGTAGCAGCGAGATTTGTTAAACTTTACGCTAGAATTTATAAAGAAGGAAAACTCACCAAATAG
- a CDS encoding DUF4295 domain-containing protein produces the protein MAKKTVATLQTGSKKLTKVIKMVKSPKSGAYVFEEKVVHADDVNDFFNKK, from the coding sequence ATGGCTAAGAAGACAGTTGCAACACTACAAACAGGTTCAAAAAAACTTACCAAAGTTATTAAAATGGTAAAGTCTCCTAAATCAGGAGCGTATGTTTTTGAAGAAAAAGTTGTTCACGCTGATGATGTGAATGATTTCTTTAACAAAAAATAA